The proteins below are encoded in one region of Anaerolineales bacterium:
- a CDS encoding 30S ribosomal protein S8 produces MSVSDPISDMLTRIRNAVLAEHTTVALPNSKMKSAIAQILKEEGYISGYEVVDDSKRPAQKVLRIRLKYVGERRERRAVITGLERISRPGGRVYTGKQEIPYVLSGMGVAILSTPKGVMTGQRARQLGVGGEILCKVW; encoded by the coding sequence ATGTCTGTTTCAGATCCAATCTCTGATATGCTCACACGCATTCGCAATGCTGTGTTGGCTGAACACACCACTGTAGCTCTGCCAAATTCTAAAATGAAATCTGCCATTGCGCAGATCTTGAAGGAAGAAGGCTATATCAGTGGTTATGAAGTTGTTGATGATTCAAAGCGACCTGCACAAAAGGTCTTACGCATTCGCTTGAAATACGTGGGCGAACGCCGTGAGCGTCGTGCAGTCATCACAGGTCTGGAGCGCATCAGCCGCCCCGGAGGCCGGGTCTATACTGGAAAGCAGGAGATCCCCTATGTGCTCTCCGGGATGGGTGTCGCCATCCTGTCCACGCCGAAAGGCGTCATGACCGGCCAGCGCGCTCGCCAGCTTGGTGTTGGCGGCGAGATCCTGTGCAAGGTTTGGTAA
- a CDS encoding type Z 30S ribosomal protein S14 translates to MAKTCMKYREMRRKYPTRVRNRCKICGRPRGYIRRFGMCRICFREQALEGKIPGVVKSSW, encoded by the coding sequence ATGGCGAAAACTTGCATGAAATACCGTGAAATGCGCCGGAAATATCCTACCCGTGTGCGCAATCGCTGCAAAATTTGTGGACGCCCGCGTGGTTATATCCGCCGTTTTGGGATGTGTCGTATCTGTTTTCGCGAACAGGCCCTTGAAGGCAAAATCCCTGGCGTTGTGAAGTCATCCTGGTAA
- a CDS encoding 50S ribosomal protein L5, producing MTHYLKERYQNEIAPALEMAIGTDNVMQIPRVTKVVVNIGVGEALDNAKALEAAVADLQLITGQKPIITKAKKSIANFKLREGRQIGVKVTLRGDRMWSFLDRLMNVALPRVRDFRGISPNAFDGRGNYTLGLREQLVFPEIEYDKIDKLRGLEISIVTTARNDDESRQLLQMLGMPFRKEGN from the coding sequence ATGACTCATTATTTAAAAGAACGATATCAGAATGAAATTGCACCTGCCCTCGAGATGGCGATCGGCACAGATAACGTTATGCAGATCCCGCGCGTCACTAAAGTGGTGGTGAATATCGGTGTGGGTGAAGCCCTGGATAATGCCAAGGCGCTCGAAGCGGCAGTAGCAGACTTGCAGCTGATCACCGGTCAGAAGCCGATCATCACAAAAGCCAAGAAAAGCATCGCCAACTTCAAGCTGCGCGAAGGCCGCCAGATCGGCGTAAAAGTTACTTTACGCGGCGACAGAATGTGGTCATTCCTAGATCGGCTGATGAATGTCGCCCTGCCCCGCGTGCGTGATTTTCGTGGTATTTCACCCAATGCCTTTGATGGCCGTGGCAATTATACGCTCGGGCTGCGCGAACAGCTGGTGTTCCCAGAGATCGAGTATGACAAGATTGATAAATTACGCGGTTTGGAAATATCCATTGTTACGACAGCGCGTAATGATGACGAATCCAGGCAGCTGCTTCAAATGCTAGGCATGCCGTTTCGGAAGGAAGGAAACTAA
- a CDS encoding 50S ribosomal protein L24: MRVKIRKDDTVEVISGREADKGRRGKVIKVLPDEGKVVIAGINVRKKHQKQVQSQGRTLKPGIIEFEGPIAIGNVMLVCPKCDNPVRVGIQREDDESKRICKNCGAVIE; this comes from the coding sequence GTGAGAGTAAAAATTCGTAAAGACGATACCGTTGAAGTGATCAGCGGCCGTGAAGCTGATAAAGGCAGGCGCGGCAAGGTGATCAAAGTCCTTCCAGATGAAGGCAAGGTGGTCATTGCTGGCATCAATGTACGCAAGAAACACCAGAAGCAGGTTCAATCCCAGGGCCGCACTCTTAAACCCGGGATCATCGAATTTGAAGGTCCCATTGCCATCGGCAATGTCATGTTAGTTTGCCCCAAGTGCGATAACCCGGTGCGCGTTGGTATCCAGCGAGAAGATGACGAGAGCAAGCGCATCTGCAAGAATTGTGGGGCGGTGATTGAATAA
- a CDS encoding 50S ribosomal protein L14, with product MIQQETVVKVADNTGGRSLLVIHVMGGSRRRYGRVGDIVVGAIQEASPQGSVKKSEVVKAVIVRCAKEWRRDDGSYIRFDDNAAVILDTDGQNPKGTRIFGPVARELREKGFMRIVSLAPEVL from the coding sequence ATGATCCAACAAGAGACCGTGGTCAAGGTTGCAGATAATACCGGCGGGCGTTCCCTGCTCGTGATCCACGTCATGGGCGGGTCAAGGCGTCGCTATGGTCGCGTGGGTGACATTGTGGTCGGCGCGATCCAGGAAGCCTCTCCGCAGGGCAGTGTCAAGAAAAGCGAAGTAGTTAAGGCTGTGATCGTGCGCTGTGCCAAGGAGTGGCGCCGGGATGATGGTTCCTATATTCGCTTCGACGATAATGCTGCAGTCATCCTGGACACCGATGGGCAAAACCCCAAAGGCACCCGCATCTTCGGCCCTGTGGCACGTGAGCTGCGAGAAAAAGGATTTATGCGAATCGTATCATTGGCACCAGAGGTCCTTTAA